Within the Candidatus Lokiarchaeota archaeon genome, the region CCTGAACTGCACAAGTATAGCCTTTCTGTTCCAAATAACGACAAATCTATGTCATTTATCAGTTGGCTCCACGATGTTGGCGAAGTCGAGAACCAATCATTTGAGGGTGACACCATAAGACTACAGGCAAGCATTACACCGAAGAATGCAAAACAGATGATGAACAACCTCCCCGGTGGCAAGGCTGAACGTCTCAACTAGTTTTGTGTTATGCATCCAAGGTCATCTTTTTAGCATCAGATTATTCATGGAGATTATTCTTGGACTTGGTAGAATGATAGTAATGGAGCTCAAAAGCAAAGAAGACATCCTCGAGATGCTCGAGGGGTATGAAAAGATAGTCCTCTTTGGCGATTCTGGCTGTGCGCAGATGTGTGATGTGGGTGGTATACTACAGCTGGAGGACATGACTGATTTTCTTGCGGATCATGGGAAAGACGTGCTTGGATATGTGTTTGTAGAAGGTGGTCTTTGTGACGAGTTCGCAACCAAGCAAGAACTTGAAAAACACAAGAACATGCTGGAAGAAGCCGACGCTTTTCTTGTTCAGGCCTGCGGCGTCGCAACTCAGAATTTGACAGAGATGGTGCCTGAGAAAATATCGTTGCCTGCTGTTGATTCTGATTTCTTAGGAACTATGCCTGAACGATTCCATCACGATGAGCGGTGCTCGATGTGTGGTGAGTGCGTTCTTGATCTTACTGGCGGAATCTGTCCAATTACTCGCTGTGCAAAAGGGCTCCTCAATGGTCCCTGTGGCGGCTCAATGGATGGTATGTGTGAGCGCGATGAAGATACTGAATGTGCGTGGCAGTTGATTTATGATAGACTTAGAGAGATAGATAAACTCGACAACATTAAGCGGATTTGGGAAATGAAGGATTGGTCCAAGAAACATGGTCCTAAAACCATTGTTCATGAAGCCAAGGACGCTCTATTCCAGTAATCCCTTTTTTTCGAGACAACCAAAGCAAATATCTATCTCCCTTGTTCGTTTGCCTTACACCTGTACAGAGGAGATTCAAATTCTAGTGCAAACGCATCTCAGTAGATTGCTTGAAGACAATAGGTTTGTCGTCACAGCTGAAGTTGGACCACCGCATGGTGCAGATGAACAGCTTTTGATAGACCGGGTGCTACACGTGAAAGACTACTGTGATGCCCTGAATCTTACTGACAATGTTCGCGGTATTCCAACCATGAGCAGTATGGTGTGCAGTCATTTCGTTCGAGATTGTGGCATTGAGCCTGTTATGCAGATGTCAGCACGAGATAGAAATCGCATTCTCTTTGAGAGTGAACTTTATGGTGCATATGCCCTTGGCATTAGAAATGTCTGCTTCATGACCGGTGATCATTCTTTGCTTGGATCTCATCCTGAAGCCAAGATGGTTTATGATTTAGATTCAATTCAGGCACTACAGCTAGCGAGTCATCTCATGAGCGGAAACGACCTTGCCGGTGATACACTAGAGGGCACACCTCATTTCTATCTTGGTGCAACTTTCAATCCTTATGCTGATCCTATCGAATTACAATCTTGGCGGGTCAATAAGAAGCATAAAGCAGGAGCTCGTTTCTTCCAGACACAAGCCATATACGGTGTATCTCGTTTTGAGAGATTCATGAACAGATTGGATGTTGATGCCATTAAGACACTTGCAGGGATTATTCCGTTGAAGGGCCCAAGGATGGCCCGATTCATGAATCGTAAGATACCAGGTATCAAAATTCCTGAAACCATGATTCGGCGACTGGTTGATGCTGGGGATGGGTTAAGCGGAAACGAAAAACGAGGGGTGGTCAGATCAGAAGGTATCAGAATCGCACTAGAGACCATAGAGAAGGTTCGAGCTATCGATGGTGTTGATGGTATTCATATCATGGGTGTGGGATGGGAAGAAAGCATACCTACCCTAGTAAAAGAAGCTGGTCTCTATCCGAGGCCAAAGAAAGGTGAGTAACCATGTTTGTTTTCAAAAAGGAGCAGAAGGCATTCGATTTCGGAGGAATTCACATTGGTGGTAATCCCGGCGAGAATCCAACGGTCGCAATTGGTGGCCTTTTCTTTCGAGGTCAGAGAGTTGTAAAGAGTAGCAAAAAGGGCCGTTTCGATGAGGTTCTGGCGAAAGAATGGATTGAGAGAGCCAAGGATATGGAGCAGAAGACCGGTCATCCATTTCTGATTCAGATTTACGGGCGAACTGCTACTGCCATGGAGAATCATCTTTCATGGCTTGTTGAGAACTACGATGGTCCTTTCATGTTCGAGTCAACCAGTTCTAAGGCACGAAAGCGAGGGATTGAATATTGTGATGGACAGGACCTTGAGAATCGAGCGATTTACAATAGCATCAATCTCTCAATGAAGGATGATGAAAAGAAACTACTAGAAGATAGTTCTCTCCATATGGCCGTTGTTTTGGGTTGGTCCCCCCGAGCAACCACCTTGAAAGAACGAATGGAAGTCATTGAAACGATGCTTGATGAAGCAACTGACATGGGCATCGATAAAATGGTGGTGGATCCCGCAACGATGCCGGTAGGTGCTGGGTACGGTCTCGATTACAGAACCATAATTGCAATCAAATCAGAGTTAGGTTTGCCTACCTGTCTTGGCCCCCACAATGCACCTTCAGCATGGAAATTCCTTCGACGTCCAGAGCTGGACAACCCGGAAACTCACCTTGCAGCAATAGTCGCTTCAACAACCGCAGCTCAGGTGTTAGCAACGGACTGTATCATGTATGGTTCAATGGCTCGAACAGAAGCGGTCTATACGGCTTTTGCACTTATCGGTAATGCAATTGCATCTGCTGCCGCTGAATCACATCGTGCTCTTGGCCTAGATTCTGATATTTTCGAACCAACTTCATTTGAATAGGTTGTGAAAACTGTGCCTGATGAAAAACAAAACAAATCTTGGCCTCCTATTCCAGGCGATTACACTGTTGACAATCCCGATTTGTCTGTGGCTATTTGTACACTTGGCAAGAAAATTGCGGTACCGCCGCCCTACGCGATAGCTGGAACATGCAAGACAGAGAATATCGGAATCGAACGCATGATTGCAAATGTAGTTTCGAATCCCAATATTCGCTTTTTCATTATGGTTGGGCCGGAGGTTCCAGGACACCGTACCGGCTCTACCCTTCGTTGTCTGTGCGAGAATGGCCTGGATGAGACTACGCACAAAATTCTGGGAGCCCCAGGTGCTATTCCCTATATTGAGAATGTACCCTCGGAAGCTGTTGAGCGTTTCAGGAATCAGGTAGAGCTTATTGATATGATGGGAAACTCGAATGTCAACGATATTGCTACCAAGATCCAGAACCTGTTATCACAATCCCACGAATCCTATCAGGCGGAACCGCTGTGGATTGATTTTGAAGTGCGTGATAGTGGTACGAAAGCAATAGGTCCAACTGCATCAGTTGGAGTTCTACCGGAGTTTGGAGTATCTCTAGATCCTTCGACTTCTCTTGTTACTCATCAACATTCCCAAGCCAAGATTTCGTTACACCCGATTGAAGTCAGCATTGAAATTCAAGATAGTGATACTGGAACTGTTCTCGTTGGAAAGGAGATTGAGTGAAAATGTTCATTTTTGAAAAAGAGCAATACGTCTATGACATCGCAAATGTCCGCATCGGTGGGATGCCAGGTGAGAACCCCACGGTTCTGGCTGGAACAATCTTCTACAGTGGGGACCAGATTGTTGAGAATCCACACAAGGGGATCTTCGATCGATCAGAGGCGGAAACTCGCATCAAGACACAAGAAGAAATGTCTGACAAAACTGGGAATCCAGCCCTAGTGCATATCTTTTCGGAATCTTCCGATGCGGCAGAGGAATACATCGATTTTGTATCCTCCGTTACAGATTCTCCATTTCTCATAGATTCTACAGAATCAGATGTGCGCATACGAGGTCTTCGCCATGCGCAGGAAGTCGGGTTACTGGACAAAGTGGTCTATAATTCACTCAATATCTCTGTAACAAGTGAGGAAATCGAATCTCTCAAGAAAATTGGCCCTGACTCCGCTATCATACTTGCTTTCAATCCACAGGATTCTTCAATTGCTGGGCGTCGAGCCGTCTTGGAGGAGGGAGCAGGAGACTTGGAGAACGGATTACTTACCTTGAGCCGGGAAATTGGCATTGACAAACCTCTTATCGATACTGCAACTACCACCATGGGTTCTGGGGCGGGTTCAGCTGCTGCTTTTACTTTTGTCTCCAAAGCAACTTTCGGTCACCCTACTGGCTCCGGAATGCATAATGCTCCATCATCATGGCACTGGATAAAGGAACAGGATGAGGAGATTTACAGAACATGTGATGCTGCATCCAATCTAATCGGCCAAATCCTAGGTGCTGATTATCTGCTATATGGACCAATCGAGAATGCTGAAAGCGTGTTTCCAGTGGTTGCAATGGGTGATATTTTCGCAGCTGAAGCTTTGAGTAATGAATTTGGAATAGAAGCTACTGAAAACCACCCGTTCAGGAAGCTACTGTGATTAGAAGGTACTTGTGATGTCCGGTAAGTTCCGACGAGTTACACCGCGATCTCTTACTGTTTCTTCCATCCGCATGGGCGACTTCTATACCGTAGCATCCGTAGAACTCGGAAATACCACCTCCAAGTGCATATTAGTGAGCACAAACTTGAACACCGCTGAAATATTTGAAATCGAAAAGGAAGTTGCATTCACGCGTACCGTTCGTTCTCCCCAAGATGATGAAGAGACCTTTGGGCGAACGCTTGTAGGTGTGGACTTGACTCATGAATCTGTTAAGGAATTCATCTCCGATTTGCTTAAGGGAGTCATCAAAAAAGCCAGAATCAGACTTCAAGAGGACCTACATTTCGTCGTTCGTTCTACTGGGGTAACTGCTGGTTTTGCAAAACCTGAAGACGTCGGGAAAATGGTCAAGGCACTTGCGGAGGGGTGTATTGAAGCCGGTGTTCCAACCAATAGAATGACTGCTGCACTCTCTCCTGACAACCTTCCGCCTGGGATACGTGATTTCACATGGTTGAAGAAGGTCTATTTTGATGGTGCTGTTGCAAGCTGTCTTCCACCTGCGGAAGCATCTATCGTGGCAAATGAGATGGAAGGGGAGCTCGTAACAGCCGGTCTCAAAGGTGCAGCAAAGAGTACCGATGTTGATTTTAGGAATCCTGTGTTGACGCTAGATTTCGGAACAACCTTGGCAGGAAGAGCGACGGATGACCGATATCCATATGCAAGAACCATTGGTTCTTTCGCTGGTCTAGCCGGAGCCATTCCCGATGCCTTGGCAAGAACTGTCCCATCTGTTGATTCTCTGAGTGGTTGTGTCCTCGATTTGCCTGTAGTTAGATCTGAGAATTATGGTACTATACATGACCATGTAGAAGAAGCTCACAAGCTAATCAAAGTTGAACGTGTGCCCGAAGGTGTCAAACGATATGGTACTGTTCCTGTGAATCCAGCTGCAGCCAAAGATGGAGACGTGATCCTCATAGGGGTTGATGTGGGTGTGAATGCGTCACAACTACACAAGCTTAGCGGCATTGGTCAAGAAGCCTTCCAAGAGAATGGAGTCTCAGGGCTCTTAGCGCTGATTGATGCTGTCCAAGTTCATTTGGTTCAACGACTCCTGACTGTAGCAGAAACCAAAGGTCTGATTCTGCCGTCGACCTCATTGGGCCTGACTGGAAGAGCTGTTGTTACAGGAAGAAAACCGGAGATTCTTGCAGAGAACCTGAAGCTGGCAGATGGTACACTTTGGACCGAAAATCACGATCTACTCGTTGTGGATGACGGACTTGCTCTTGGAGCTGCTGTCGCAGCGAGATGCATGAATTCAATGGGTACACGAAGCAATCCTATGGGTGGTAGAAAAGGAGATGCTTGTATAATGGGTGCCAGAATGAAATTACAGAGTAACAACAAGAACTCACACGAGAATCCTACAAAGGATAGCGAATAGGTCTGCTTTCAGCAGACTTTATTTTGTTCATTCTCACCTCGCTTAAATGGTGGCTCTCTTGCTGGTACTCCCAATACGAACGAAAATTATCTCTGAAGATGATCATCTTCTTGATGTGCTGCTGGATGGCCTAGAAAAACAAGGTCTGGAATTAAGGGATAATGACATTCTCGGCATAGCAGAAACACCCTTGGGAACCACTGAAGGGCAGGTGGTCTCTTTGGAAGATATCGATGTTTCTCAGCAGGCACAAGAGTTGGCTGGTCGTCACAACATCGTGCCAGAAGTGGCAGAGCTTGTTGTTAGAGAAGCCGATGAAATACTTGGCGGTATTCCTCATGTTCTGTTGACTATCAAGAACAACACACTCATGGCAAACGCTGGGGTTGACAAATCAAATGTACCTGACGGATATGCATCTCTGCTTCCTGCAAATCCTCGCCATAGCTCCGAGCTTCTCAGGAACGAGATTCGAAAGCGGTTTGGTGTTACAGTTGGGGTCATGGTAATTGACAGCAGAACACAGCCCCTACGTCTAGGCAACATAGGTATGGCCTTGGCAGTTGCAGGGTTTGAACCAGTTGCTGATGATAGGGGACGACAAGATTTGTTTGGAAATGTATTGAGAATCACACGTAGAGGTGTAGCAGATAACCTTGCTTCTGCTTGCACTGCAGTTATGGGAGAATCTGACGAGTCAACGCCGGCCGCTCTTATCCGCGATGCACCTGTTACCTTTGTAGACAGATCATTTGACTCATCAGAAATGTGGATTTCGCCAAAGGAGTGCATGTACATGGCGATTTTCGAGCAATGGCGGGCCAGAAGCGATACTGACTCCTAAGGTAGATTAAGGAGCTATACTGACTGCTTCTATGTTGTCCTAGAAGCTTATTTAAGAGAGACAGAACCATTACGTCAATTGTGCTTCCCGCGAAGCTCCTAATCTAAAGAGCCAAAAGGTAATCCACATGCATGCCACACAAACAGATTCAGGGGCTCGGAGGCTAGAACAAGATGGCAAAGAGAGACGTTCTATTTGACGGTGCAACCGCTGGCGCATCTGGTGATATGATACTATCCGCTCTTATTGATTTACTGGGGGATAAACAAGCACTTGATCCAGTTGCAGCGGGACTTCTGATTTACGATCCAACTCTCCGCGTTACTTTCAACGAACGGCAATTTGAAGATGCATCCGGGTTGGAAATGGATGTATTGCTGGATGAGGACATGACATTAGAGCCACAGGCCCTGAGAAACGTACTAGCAACTATGTCCAGAGAGGTCGAGCTTTCAGACAAAGCTGCAGAACTGGCTCGAAACTCCTTAGAGGCTCTTTTCAGAGCGGAAAGTCGGGCACATGATGAAGACATCTCGGATATACATCTACATGAGCTTGGATCTGTTGATACTATTCTTGATATTGTAGGTACAGCCTATCTTTTGGACAAGGCCGACCTTCTTGAGGATTCGAGACTACTGGTAACGAATTTAGCAGTTGGTTCTGGAACAATCACCACTGCTCATGGGGAACTCGACGTACCTGTTCCAGCAGTTTCAGAAATAATCGAGGAATTTGACATACCCTTCCACGCTGGACCTGCCAAAACTGAAGTTTTGACTCCAACAGCCGCCGCCATCTTGGGCACGATTGCTGACCAATTTGTTGAATCTGCGCAAGGTTTTGAGGTTGAGGAGGAGGCATTTGGTTTTGGCTCCCGGGATCTGGGTGAGATACCCAATGTTTTGCGGGTTGCAGTTGGAAATGCCTCAGGAATAGAGCCAGAAGTGAAAAAAGAAGAGCCTGCGGAACCCGAAGAAGTCGCTGAAGCAGAGCCTGTTGAAGAAGTTGTGACACCTGCACCAAAACCGGAAGCTCAACCAACTAAGGAAGAAGTGGATTTGGATGTAGATGAGGGCTGGGGGCGTGACGAAGTGATTGTTATAGAGACTAATGTAGATGACACCGATGGGGAATCTATAGGAACGCTTTTCGAGTTTCTTTTAGATGAGAATCTTGCCTATGACGCGGTCATAATTCCTGCTTATGGTAAGAAAAACCGACCATGTTTTGTTGTCAAGGTGATTACAACTCAGGAAAACATGAAAGAGGCTGCACGAGTCATAATACGTCACCTAGGAACTCTGGGCATTCGCTACACTTCATGGAATAGAATCAAGGCAGCCCGTGAGACTATTGTTTGTCAACTACAAATCGAGGACAAAGAATACATGGTTCGTGTTAAGGTATCGCGTGCAGCAAATGGAACTGTAGTCAATATCAAACCTGAAGCCGATGATGTGTTGAAGGTTTCGAGAGAAACAGGTATCCCGATTCGAGAGCTAAAACCCAGAATAGCCATGCAAGCTCATGCCATTACTGAATGATGGCATGTTTCTTTGAAAACAAACGATCCTCGGGCACCTGCTCACTTGAATTGATGTATTTGGCAGGAATGAGGCTTTCGAATGACCTTAGGCAAAGTTTGGCATACGCATCGGAATCATATTGCATGGAATCATCAATAAGCTCTACCGCCTTAACCCGTCTCAGGGGATTTTTTGTATCAGATTCTATCAGTACGTATCTTACCTTTTGCCCGGCATGCAAATCCTTTCCCATTTCTACTAACTGTTTTGCTGCTACTGCTGCTCTTGATGTTGTTTGATATTCATCTGGTTCGCGGCTCAGGCGAGAATTGAGCACCAAATCGCGCATGTCTACATCTCCTGCTTTTAGTTCTGTAATGTAATCTTGGCAAACCCCAAAAGCTTCAGGAATCAATTCTAGAAACTCGTTCTTGTTCTGTGCTTGTGCGAGAACTCGAATCATTGCATTCTGACAGTCTCCTACATAGAGACAGGTGTCACGACGTCTTACTTCGATTCCTCTTGTTTTGATACTCCCATTTCTGAAAAGGCCATAATACCGATTCAATGGGGCGATGGATGGGTTTACGTGTGAAGATGGAATAACAAACCACCTGTAAACCCCCTTCGGTGACATGGAGATATCCACAGTATCTGTCACCCCTTTACAGAATTCTTGGATTTTTTCGAATTCCATCTCCTTTTCTGAAGTGAGCCAGAGTGAGTCAACAATTCCATGGATTATTTCGAAATCATATGCCTCCCCAATCTCCTGTGTCCTCAGCAACAACTCTCGTGCGAAAGCTGTAACAGCAGTATGAGCCTCCACTCTTCCGAAGCGAGCATTCTTGAAACCAAGGTATCCAAAACAGGACACAAGTATACCTTTCAATGTGTTCTGCATTAGTCTGTATTTGTTTGCTTCTTCCCCCTCTTTGATGAGCTTCTTGAACGCATTTCGTTTTTGAATAACAAGTTCCAGAGACTCTGCTACCAAACCTCTTCTTCGTTCACATATACGGAAACTTACCCCTGGTATATCTAAGCAGTATTTCTGATTGTATGGGCATTCGTTTCGCATACATATAGTCTCGGGACTGATATTTCGAGTAACCATAAGTGTCGGGTACATCGATGAAAAATCACACTCAGCTACGTTTTCATAGATACCCGGTTTGGGTTGGAACACCAATCCCCCTCGATCAATAGCTGCTAGGTCATTAACCGATTTAAGAAACTCAGGATTCTTCTTTATGGGTGGTATCAGTAGCCCCCTCTTATAGGCGTTATAATATTGGACGGCTGCATTCACACTCCCAATTGACATTCGTGCAACCCTCTGAGGTCGTGCAAAGGCCAGCCTACACCCCTCAGCAACTCCTTCTATTCCGGTTGGTGAGTAGTACATGCTTTCGTTCCGGTCGATGTGGATTCTACCATTGAACATCACTGGCCTTCCGGACCTGTAGACGACTCTGTTGTATTGCCAAAACGATTCCGGATTCCGCTCCTTCACTCTCAAAGGGGTTCCGTCTCTTGAAAAAACAAGTTCCACATCGTGAATTCGCGCCCTGAGACTCAAGTATCTGAAGAGATCCTCATCGCCCCCTCTTGTGATAATCACATCGGGATTTATTTCATCGATTGTTCGTTGCAGCTCCAGCAGTGCTTCTTTTTCATTTGTCCCTTCAATCACCTTGGAATTTCCTTGGTTCATGATTTTGATGTGATGGATAGGGTCTTCCATTCGTGGAAAAAGGCGCTTCGTACTAACAGATACTTCGATTCCAATTTCCTCTAGTTCAGGAGTATGGTAGTGAATTGCTTCTCGGTCGTCCCTGTTCTTCAGTTCGATAATTTCGCCGTTCTTGAGTTCATACCCTACTCGTCCAAACGGAAACACTTCCCGGGCGATGAAACACTGCTGAACTGGATCGATATCAGCATGGAATACGGTAGCTCCTGGAAGCTTCTCCAAGTCATTTGCCACCTTCCAGTGTGAACCCGGCTTGGTAAATACTTGCACTACTTCTTCTTTCGTCTCATCGTACACGCTGAGGCACCGTTTGACGAGCTTCGTGTCTACTACTTCTGGATGCTCAGCTGTTGCTTGGAGAACTTCACAATCTTCCCACTCATGATTTTCTAGCAAATCTGTATCGACAAATAATGATGACTTGAAACTGGGATACGGATACCCTCGTGTTTCTCCATTGGACTTGATCCAGAGGACAAGCTCCTTGCTTTCCCTGTCAATGCTACCATCGAGAAGCCACCCCAGCTCCATTATGCCCTCTCCTATCCATCTTTCAGTGCTTGGATTTTATCACGGAGTGTATCAATTTCTTTCATAGCTTCCATCATGGTCGCCATGAACACAACTTCAGTGACCCTAGGAACTGGAACCATTGTTCCCGCATCTGCGTATTCCCTGGCATAGTTGAATATACGATCTAGATACTCCCTATGCGCCGGCTTGAGGGTGCGTCTGAAATTCTTCCATCTTGCTTGTTCAGAATCCACAGCGTCTCGAAAGGTCTTGACCGTTCTGCCACACATAATGATCTTCTCAATCTATCAGCTTGATTACAGCAAGTGGTACCGCGGAGCCTAAACTG harbors:
- a CDS encoding 5,10-methylenetetrahydrofolate reductase, producing the protein MARLNVSTSFVLCIQGHLFSIRLFMEIILGLGRMIVMELKSKEDILEMLEGYEKIVLFGDSGCAQMCDVGGILQLEDMTDFLADHGKDVLGYVFVEGGLCDEFATKQELEKHKNMLEEADAFLVQACGVATQNLTEMVPEKISLPAVDSDFLGTMPERFHHDERCSMCGECVLDLTGGICPITRCAKGLLNGPCGGSMDGMCERDEDTECAWQLIYDRLREIDKLDNIKRIWEMKDWSKKHGPKTIVHEAKDALFQ
- a CDS encoding methylenetetrahydrofolate reductase → MVLKPLFMKPRTLYSSNPFFSRQPKQISISLVRLPYTCTEEIQILVQTHLSRLLEDNRFVVTAEVGPPHGADEQLLIDRVLHVKDYCDALNLTDNVRGIPTMSSMVCSHFVRDCGIEPVMQMSARDRNRILFESELYGAYALGIRNVCFMTGDHSLLGSHPEAKMVYDLDSIQALQLASHLMSGNDLAGDTLEGTPHFYLGATFNPYADPIELQSWRVNKKHKAGARFFQTQAIYGVSRFERFMNRLDVDAIKTLAGIIPLKGPRMARFMNRKIPGIKIPETMIRRLVDAGDGLSGNEKRGVVRSEGIRIALETIEKVRAIDGVDGIHIMGVGWEESIPTLVKEAGLYPRPKKGE
- a CDS encoding tetrahydromethanopterin S-methyltransferase subunit A → MKTVPDEKQNKSWPPIPGDYTVDNPDLSVAICTLGKKIAVPPPYAIAGTCKTENIGIERMIANVVSNPNIRFFIMVGPEVPGHRTGSTLRCLCENGLDETTHKILGAPGAIPYIENVPSEAVERFRNQVELIDMMGNSNVNDIATKIQNLLSQSHESYQAEPLWIDFEVRDSGTKAIGPTASVGVLPEFGVSLDPSTSLVTHQHSQAKISLHPIEVSIEIQDSDTGTVLVGKEIE
- the mtrH gene encoding tetrahydromethanopterin S-methyltransferase subunit H, with the protein product MFIFEKEQYVYDIANVRIGGMPGENPTVLAGTIFYSGDQIVENPHKGIFDRSEAETRIKTQEEMSDKTGNPALVHIFSESSDAAEEYIDFVSSVTDSPFLIDSTESDVRIRGLRHAQEVGLLDKVVYNSLNISVTSEEIESLKKIGPDSAIILAFNPQDSSIAGRRAVLEEGAGDLENGLLTLSREIGIDKPLIDTATTTMGSGAGSAAAFTFVSKATFGHPTGSGMHNAPSSWHWIKEQDEEIYRTCDAASNLIGQILGADYLLYGPIENAESVFPVVAMGDIFAAEALSNEFGIEATENHPFRKLL
- a CDS encoding methanogenesis marker 14 protein, with protein sequence MSGKFRRVTPRSLTVSSIRMGDFYTVASVELGNTTSKCILVSTNLNTAEIFEIEKEVAFTRTVRSPQDDEETFGRTLVGVDLTHESVKEFISDLLKGVIKKARIRLQEDLHFVVRSTGVTAGFAKPEDVGKMVKALAEGCIEAGVPTNRMTAALSPDNLPPGIRDFTWLKKVYFDGAVASCLPPAEASIVANEMEGELVTAGLKGAAKSTDVDFRNPVLTLDFGTTLAGRATDDRYPYARTIGSFAGLAGAIPDALARTVPSVDSLSGCVLDLPVVRSENYGTIHDHVEEAHKLIKVERVPEGVKRYGTVPVNPAAAKDGDVILIGVDVGVNASQLHKLSGIGQEAFQENGVSGLLALIDAVQVHLVQRLLTVAETKGLILPSTSLGLTGRAVVTGRKPEILAENLKLADGTLWTENHDLLVVDDGLALGAAVAARCMNSMGTRSNPMGGRKGDACIMGARMKLQSNNKNSHENPTKDSE
- the cofE gene encoding coenzyme F420-0:L-glutamate ligase, producing the protein MVALLLVLPIRTKIISEDDHLLDVLLDGLEKQGLELRDNDILGIAETPLGTTEGQVVSLEDIDVSQQAQELAGRHNIVPEVAELVVREADEILGGIPHVLLTIKNNTLMANAGVDKSNVPDGYASLLPANPRHSSELLRNEIRKRFGVTVGVMVIDSRTQPLRLGNIGMALAVAGFEPVADDRGRQDLFGNVLRITRRGVADNLASACTAVMGESDESTPAALIRDAPVTFVDRSFDSSEMWISPKECMYMAIFEQWRARSDTDS
- the larC gene encoding nickel pincer cofactor biosynthesis protein LarC, producing the protein MAKRDVLFDGATAGASGDMILSALIDLLGDKQALDPVAAGLLIYDPTLRVTFNERQFEDASGLEMDVLLDEDMTLEPQALRNVLATMSREVELSDKAAELARNSLEALFRAESRAHDEDISDIHLHELGSVDTILDIVGTAYLLDKADLLEDSRLLVTNLAVGSGTITTAHGELDVPVPAVSEIIEEFDIPFHAGPAKTEVLTPTAAAILGTIADQFVESAQGFEVEEEAFGFGSRDLGEIPNVLRVAVGNASGIEPEVKKEEPAEPEEVAEAEPVEEVVTPAPKPEAQPTKEEVDLDVDEGWGRDEVIVIETNVDDTDGESIGTLFEFLLDENLAYDAVIIPAYGKKNRPCFVVKVITTQENMKEAARVIIRHLGTLGIRYTSWNRIKAARETIVCQLQIEDKEYMVRVKVSRAANGTVVNIKPEADDVLKVSRETGIPIRELKPRIAMQAHAITE